In a single window of the Gemmatimonas sp. genome:
- a CDS encoding DUF3341 domain-containing protein: MQGVVGAFHEIDTTVAAIEDLKKKRLGEVTVYSPTIRHELEHAIDAPQSVVRRFTLIGGLLGVSFGYWVAIWSSTYWPLVVGGKAIASWIPYTIIGFEVMVLVGALSTVAGMFINSRIPRLSTTSGYDARFSGGYFGIFIACDANKAGQAEELLRQHGAVEVRREA; this comes from the coding sequence ATGCAGGGTGTTGTCGGAGCATTTCATGAGATCGATACGACGGTTGCGGCCATCGAAGATCTCAAGAAGAAGCGATTGGGTGAGGTCACGGTCTACTCGCCGACCATTCGTCACGAACTCGAGCATGCGATCGACGCCCCGCAAAGCGTCGTTCGCCGGTTCACGCTGATTGGCGGCCTTCTCGGCGTCAGCTTCGGCTACTGGGTGGCCATCTGGTCGTCTACCTACTGGCCCCTCGTTGTCGGTGGCAAAGCGATCGCCTCGTGGATCCCGTATACCATCATCGGATTCGAAGTGATGGTGCTCGTCGGCGCGTTGTCCACCGTTGCGGGCATGTTCATCAATTCGCGCATCCCGCGCCTCAGCACCACGTCGGGGTATGACGCTCGCTTCTCGGGCGGATACTTCGGCATCTTCATCGCTTGCGACGCCAACAAGGCGGGCCAAGCGGAAGAACTACTGCGCCAACACGGTGCAGTGGAGGTGCGGCGTGAAGCCTGA
- a CDS encoding cytochrome c, whose product MTSVVARSARLAVAVVLPFAFGACTWFTDFKNQPRIEPWEPVSQNDADSLIPPRGNPQFSVPVQGTVVAGYQISYAPLPGVIDSFSAVPNPHPVTEASLENGRKNYQINCSVCHGLAGNANGGLKKVNPNYGFAPSLLTESALGRTDGYIYGMLRNGRGLMGSYNRIEEPDRWDVINYVRALQGKTTIKADTTLVGYPGQNGTTVPGPSLTAPSVPSRYLHPTQQPTPGSSGMNSATFKGNNDNDTMRKLHGAPHSEKAPAGETSKAGTPAASQEKH is encoded by the coding sequence ATGACCTCTGTCGTCGCGCGTTCGGCACGCCTTGCGGTTGCCGTCGTACTCCCCTTCGCGTTCGGGGCGTGCACCTGGTTCACCGACTTCAAGAATCAGCCCCGTATCGAGCCGTGGGAGCCGGTGTCGCAAAACGACGCCGACTCGCTGATCCCGCCGCGCGGCAATCCGCAGTTCAGCGTGCCGGTGCAGGGAACGGTAGTCGCCGGTTACCAGATTTCGTACGCGCCGCTGCCGGGCGTCATCGACTCATTTTCGGCCGTTCCCAACCCGCATCCGGTTACGGAAGCGTCGTTGGAGAATGGACGGAAGAACTATCAGATCAACTGCTCCGTCTGTCACGGCTTGGCCGGCAACGCGAACGGCGGCTTGAAGAAGGTCAACCCGAACTACGGCTTCGCTCCAAGCCTGCTCACGGAGTCGGCGCTCGGGCGTACCGACGGCTACATCTATGGCATGCTTCGGAACGGCCGTGGCCTCATGGGCAGCTACAACCGAATCGAAGAGCCGGATCGTTGGGACGTGATCAATTACGTGCGGGCGCTCCAGGGAAAAACGACGATCAAGGCAGATACCACGTTGGTCGGTTATCCCGGTCAGAACGGAACCACCGTACCGGGACCGTCGCTCACTGCGCCGAGCGTCCCCTCGCGGTACCTGCATCCCACGCAGCAGCCGACGCCCGGATCCTCGGGCATGAATTCGGCCACCTTCAAGGGCAACAACGACAACGACACCATGCGCAAGCTGCATGGCGCTCCGCACTCGGAGAAGGCTCCTGCTGGTGAGACGTCCAAGGCCGGTACACCGGCCGCGAGCCAGGAGAAGCACTAG
- a CDS encoding cyanophycinase produces the protein MTNRACSALLLSLALAACSSRSLAPTAPVSSGATDEMSAMSAKVKVDPGYTTYVSGNTTDVQTTPLGGALLAGGGTDSDAAMQWLLAQGGARSAGKYGDVVVLRTSGSNGYNNYFVNFGANSVTSVVISTVAGANSDYVKNAIAKAEVLFIAGGDQSTYVNLWTGTALQTAVNARVAAGYPIGGTSAGLAVLSPFVYAAFNASSTSTAVLANPYDASVTITNALFNVPVLQNLIADSHFVVRDRMGRLVTFLARLQQDGRSAAPRGIGVDEKSAVGVLPNGLATVFGVGNGAYFLSVTTGATRVCSASTPLTYTPVTTTRVPVGSPFNLSTWTAATSTSYTLSANTGVLSSSTGAIY, from the coding sequence ATGACAAACCGCGCGTGCTCTGCCCTGCTGCTTTCGCTGGCGCTTGCTGCGTGCAGCAGCCGCTCGCTCGCTCCCACTGCTCCGGTTTCGTCCGGCGCGACCGACGAGATGTCAGCCATGTCGGCCAAGGTGAAGGTCGATCCCGGCTACACCACGTACGTGTCCGGCAACACGACTGATGTGCAGACGACGCCGTTGGGCGGCGCGCTTCTCGCGGGAGGAGGCACGGACAGCGATGCTGCCATGCAGTGGTTACTGGCGCAGGGCGGCGCGCGAAGCGCCGGTAAATACGGCGACGTCGTGGTGCTTCGTACGAGCGGTTCGAATGGCTACAACAATTACTTCGTGAACTTCGGCGCGAATTCGGTCACGAGTGTTGTGATCTCGACCGTGGCTGGCGCAAACAGCGATTACGTGAAGAACGCGATCGCGAAGGCCGAAGTGCTGTTCATCGCTGGCGGCGATCAGTCCACCTACGTGAATCTGTGGACCGGAACAGCGCTTCAGACGGCGGTCAACGCACGGGTCGCGGCGGGCTATCCGATCGGCGGCACGAGCGCAGGACTCGCTGTGCTGAGTCCCTTCGTGTACGCGGCGTTCAACGCGTCCTCGACCTCAACCGCCGTGCTAGCGAATCCGTATGACGCCTCGGTGACGATCACGAACGCGCTGTTTAACGTGCCCGTACTGCAGAATCTCATCGCTGACTCGCACTTCGTGGTGCGCGATCGTATGGGCCGGCTCGTCACCTTCCTGGCGCGATTGCAGCAGGACGGGCGCTCAGCGGCGCCGCGCGGCATCGGTGTCGACGAAAAGTCCGCCGTTGGTGTGCTCCCGAACGGTTTGGCCACGGTGTTCGGTGTTGGCAACGGCGCCTACTTCCTCAGCGTCACGACAGGCGCGACGCGCGTCTGCTCGGCGAGCACGCCGCTGACCTACACGCCGGTGACCACGACACGCGTGCCGGTGGGATCGCCGTTCAATCTGTCCACATGGACGGCGGCAACGTCGACGTCGTATACGCTGAGCGCAAACACTGGGGTGCTGTCGTCGAGCACGGGTGCGATCTACTAG
- a CDS encoding DUF4394 domain-containing protein — protein MPRISLPSSFVRPLLVFAVAALSACEGDVGPTGPAGADGAQGPAGPTGPSGPTGPTGPTGPTGSANGRTIYAVDGNNSLITFGAIRPDVVLRRVTVAGLQAGESLQGIDFGPVDGRLYALGSTSRVYTLDTLTGAATLVGTTAFTPLLAGTNFGFDFNPVPNRIRVHGNTNQNLRLVPRLNGATDGTVAAVDGALTYSLGDGGMLQTPSIGGTAYTNSVSGATTTVLYAIDFARDVLVTLANPNDGIMTTVGPLGVNSTGDVGFDIAGNNGTAYVSLTVGGGFTGSTLYSINLATGTLFPVGGVANAAPLRGIAIAP, from the coding sequence ATGCCGCGTATCTCTCTGCCTTCTTCCTTCGTTCGCCCCTTGCTCGTGTTCGCCGTGGCTGCCCTGTCCGCTTGTGAAGGCGATGTGGGTCCGACCGGACCTGCCGGGGCTGATGGCGCGCAGGGTCCCGCGGGCCCCACCGGGCCCTCGGGTCCGACCGGGCCGACTGGTCCGACGGGCCCGACGGGCTCAGCGAACGGCCGCACCATCTACGCCGTGGACGGCAACAACTCGCTAATCACCTTCGGCGCGATCCGGCCCGATGTCGTGCTGCGTCGGGTGACGGTGGCAGGGCTGCAAGCTGGCGAATCGCTGCAGGGCATCGACTTCGGTCCGGTCGACGGACGGCTCTACGCCCTCGGGTCGACGAGTCGCGTGTACACGCTCGACACCCTGACCGGCGCCGCCACGCTCGTGGGCACCACGGCCTTCACGCCGTTGCTGGCTGGCACGAACTTCGGCTTCGACTTCAATCCGGTGCCGAATCGCATTCGCGTGCACGGCAACACGAATCAGAATCTGCGACTCGTGCCTCGATTGAATGGTGCGACAGATGGAACCGTTGCGGCGGTGGACGGCGCGTTGACGTACTCGCTCGGTGACGGCGGCATGCTGCAGACGCCGTCGATCGGCGGCACGGCATACACCAACAGCGTGAGCGGTGCGACGACCACGGTGTTGTACGCGATCGATTTCGCGCGCGATGTGCTGGTGACGCTGGCCAATCCGAACGACGGTATTATGACTACCGTCGGGCCACTCGGCGTGAACAGCACGGGTGACGTCGGCTTCGACATCGCCGGCAACAACGGCACGGCCTACGTCTCGCTCACGGTTGGTGGCGGCTTCACCGGCTCCACATTGTACTCGATCAATCTGGCCACCGGCACGCTCTTCCCGGTGGGAGGAGTAGCCAACGCCGCGCCGCTGAGGGGCATCGCCATCGCCCCGTAA
- a CDS encoding EAL domain-containing protein: MNHQTRTISDGVLRVLLIDGDEPEASRSETALRQRLGDRVHVTRVQSLAQSIRQLMETAFDAVVVELGMPDSSGVATLAGVRGAAPTVPIVVYTRDLDDATAIRALRAGAHECLGKADVPADALARMLGFAIERQRRLATLEAARVEAAHRATHDPLTGLANRELFLDQLDRALAFGSRYNRKTGLLFVDLDGFKAINDTMGHAKGDALLKVVSARLLASVRRSDAVARLGGDEFVILLPDVTSRRDVSHVKDTILESLQAAVEVTGDAAMIIEASIGSAMSPLDGATAQDLLDAADSDMYREKYERRRGRMLTPMAGVAAVGSDDEDALEIADSVSHRRESRLRAALAQGEFEVFYQPILDVVADRIVAAEALLRWRDPDRGLLSPSGFMALAEDTGLIVPIGEQVLRDACTAIVAWRRDHDVGALRVSVNLSAVQLREHGFEQRVAAILEETGCPAEALTLEVTENSTMVDGEMIMETLRALKGLGLRLVVDDFGVGHASLTFLREAPVDGIKIDRRFVSQLLVDQRDQAIVSSMVRLARGLGLDVVAEGVENAEQSQRLARLQCFEQQGRHFGEALPAFELASLLASRSRATLNNLRAWRVRRPEALGA; this comes from the coding sequence ATGAATCATCAAACTCGGACAATCTCGGATGGTGTGTTGCGCGTCCTGCTGATCGATGGCGACGAGCCCGAAGCGAGTCGTTCCGAAACGGCGCTTCGGCAGCGTCTCGGCGATCGGGTGCACGTCACCCGCGTGCAGTCACTGGCGCAGTCGATCCGCCAGTTAATGGAGACGGCGTTCGATGCCGTCGTGGTCGAGCTCGGTATGCCGGACTCCAGTGGTGTCGCGACGTTGGCCGGCGTCCGAGGTGCGGCGCCGACCGTGCCGATCGTGGTCTACACGCGAGATCTCGATGACGCCACCGCGATCCGTGCGCTTCGCGCCGGCGCGCACGAGTGTCTTGGAAAGGCTGACGTGCCCGCTGACGCACTCGCGCGCATGCTCGGCTTCGCCATTGAACGGCAGCGTCGATTGGCCACGCTCGAGGCCGCCCGCGTGGAGGCCGCCCATCGGGCGACGCACGATCCGCTCACCGGTTTGGCCAACCGTGAACTGTTTCTTGATCAGCTCGACCGTGCGCTCGCCTTCGGGTCTCGCTACAATCGCAAGACGGGATTGTTGTTCGTCGATCTCGATGGATTCAAGGCCATCAACGACACGATGGGGCATGCCAAAGGGGATGCGCTGTTGAAAGTGGTATCGGCGCGGCTGCTGGCTTCGGTCCGCCGATCCGACGCGGTGGCTCGACTGGGCGGCGACGAGTTCGTGATTCTCTTGCCGGACGTCACCAGCCGCCGCGACGTGTCGCATGTGAAAGATACGATCCTCGAGTCGTTGCAGGCCGCCGTGGAGGTCACCGGTGACGCAGCGATGATCATCGAGGCCAGCATCGGCAGCGCCATGTCGCCGCTCGACGGTGCCACGGCACAGGACCTTCTGGACGCGGCCGACTCCGACATGTACCGCGAGAAGTACGAGCGTCGCCGCGGCCGCATGTTGACGCCGATGGCCGGCGTGGCGGCGGTTGGCAGCGACGACGAAGACGCGTTGGAGATCGCAGACTCTGTGTCGCACCGCCGGGAGTCTCGCCTCCGCGCGGCGCTGGCGCAGGGCGAGTTCGAGGTGTTCTACCAACCGATTCTCGACGTCGTGGCCGACCGCATCGTCGCGGCCGAAGCGTTGCTGCGTTGGCGCGACCCGGATCGTGGCCTGCTGTCACCGTCGGGGTTCATGGCGCTGGCCGAGGACACCGGACTAATCGTGCCGATCGGCGAGCAGGTGTTGCGTGATGCGTGTACCGCGATTGTGGCGTGGCGGCGCGACCACGATGTGGGCGCGCTCCGCGTGTCGGTAAATCTGTCCGCGGTGCAGTTGCGGGAGCACGGCTTCGAGCAGCGTGTCGCGGCGATTCTCGAGGAGACCGGCTGTCCCGCTGAAGCACTGACGCTCGAAGTCACCGAGAACAGCACGATGGTCGACGGCGAGATGATCATGGAGACACTGCGGGCGCTCAAAGGCCTCGGACTGCGCCTCGTGGTTGACGACTTCGGTGTCGGGCACGCGTCGCTCACCTTCCTGCGCGAGGCGCCGGTGGACGGCATCAAGATCGACCGCCGGTTCGTTTCACAGTTGCTGGTGGACCAGCGTGATCAGGCGATTGTTTCCTCGATGGTGCGATTGGCGCGCGGCCTCGGACTCGATGTCGTCGCCGAGGGCGTCGAGAATGCTGAGCAGTCACAACGACTCGCGCGTCTCCAGTGCTTTGAGCAGCAAGGGCGACACTTCGGCGAAGCGCTTCCGGCATTCGAGCTCGCGTCGCTGCTTGCCTCGCGCTCACGCGCCACGCTGAACAACCTGCGCGCCTGGCGGGTGCGCCGTCCGGAGGCTTTGGGGGCATAG
- a CDS encoding Hsp20/alpha crystallin family protein, whose amino-acid sequence MPMYSVPLRTAFPANGFRREMDRLFDEAVNARPQSATSWQPVTDAREDAAGYTLSLELPGVSPSNVEVLSEDGLLTVRGTKREPELQPGQQVAFSERAHGEFIRHFRMPKRADLHAVTATYTMGVLTIRVAKLAPAQPTRVPITVAAAPEQATEVPSATA is encoded by the coding sequence ATGCCCATGTATTCCGTCCCCCTCCGCACCGCGTTTCCCGCCAACGGATTTCGCCGCGAGATGGATCGGCTGTTCGATGAGGCGGTGAACGCCCGACCGCAGTCGGCCACGAGCTGGCAGCCGGTCACGGACGCCAGAGAGGACGCTGCCGGATACACCCTGTCCCTCGAGCTACCCGGCGTATCGCCGTCGAATGTCGAGGTATTGTCGGAGGACGGGCTGCTCACGGTGCGTGGAACCAAGCGTGAGCCGGAGCTGCAGCCCGGGCAACAGGTGGCCTTCTCTGAACGCGCCCATGGCGAGTTTATCCGTCACTTCCGCATGCCGAAGCGCGCCGATCTTCACGCCGTGACGGCGACGTATACCATGGGTGTGCTGACGATTCGCGTGGCAAAGTTGGCCCCAGCGCAGCCGACGCGCGTGCCGATCACTGTCGCGGCCGCCCCCGAGCAGGCGACGGAGGTCCCGTCCGCGACGGCCTAG